DNA from Deinococcus aquaedulcis:
TGGACCCCCAGCACCCGAACGCCGACGCGGTGCTGGTGGGCGGCGGCCGTGTGCTGGCGGTGGGCACGCGCGAGGACCTGCGCGCCCTGGCCCCCCGCGCCGAGGTGCGCGACCACCGCGACCTGCTGCTCACCCCAGGGCTCTCGGAGGCCCACATTCATCTAGTGGCCTACGGCTTTTCCCTGGGGCAGCTGAACCTGCACGGCGCGCGGGGCGTGGCCGAGGTGCAGGCGAAGGTGGCCCAGCGCGTGCTGAACACGCCCCAGGGAGAGTGGATTCGCGGCGGGGGCTTTCTGCTGTCCGAACTGGGCCTGGGTGACTACCCCTCGGCGGCCCTGCTGGACGAGGTGAGCCCGCACCACCCGGTGCTGCTGTACTCGCGCGATCTGCACATGGCCTGGGCAAACTCGGCGGCGCTGCGGGCGGCGGGCATCCACGAGGAAACGCCAGACCCCGAGGGAGGCAAGATTGTGCGGCCCCTGGGCTGCCTGCTGGAGCACGCCTCGGGGCTGGTGGAGGCGGTGATTGCGCCGCCCAGCGAGGCGCAGTATCTGGCCGCCGCCCGCGCTGGGGCCCAGGACTTGGCCGCGCGGGGGTATGTCAGCGCGCACACCATGGCCTTCGAAGCCCCCGAAGCGCCGCGCGCCCTGCAGGCCCTGGCCGACGCCGGCGAGTTGCCCCTGCGCGTGTGGGCCTGCCTGCCGCATGACCGCCTGGAGCTGGCCCGGGAGCTGGGCCTGCGCCGCACGCCGGGCGGGCTGTTTCAGTGGGGTGGCGTGAAGTTCTTTGCTGACGGCGCCCTGGGCAGCCGCACCGCGTGGCTGCACGCCCCGGGCTTTGCCGACGGCTCGGGCACCGGCATCCCGCTGGACTCGCCGGAGTTGATCCGCGAACGGGGCCGCGAGGCGCTGCACCTGGGCCTGACCCCAGTCACCCACGCCATTGGCGACCGCGCCAACACCGAAGTCCTGAACGCCTACGACGACCTGCGGGGGCTCGCCCGGCAGCAGGGCGTGCGCCTGCGCGTTGAACATGCCCAGCATCTGCGCCCCCAGGACATCCCCCGCTTTCAGGGCCTGACCGCCAGCGTTCAGCCTATTCACCTGCAGGCCGACGGCCCCATGATCCGCACGCTGCTGCCGCACCTGCAGGCCCAGAGCTACGCTTTCAAGGCGCTGCAGGACGCCGGCGCCGTGCTGGCCTTTGGCAGCGACGCCCCGGTGGCCCCGCCCGACTACCGCGCCAACTTCGCCGCCGCCCTCACCCGCGTGGACGACGGGGGCGAGCGCCTCGCCCCGCACGAGGCCCTCACGGAGCTGGACGTGCTGCGCGCCCACACCCACGGCCCCGCCCTGGCCGCCGGCTGGACCGACGAGGGCGTGATCCGCCCCGGCGCCCGCGCCGCCTTTACCCTGTGGGACCGTTTGGGGGGGACGGCGCAGGCTCTGGTGCTGTAAGGGGCAAATGGGCAATGGCAGATGGCAGATGGCTAGGAAAGGCCATCTGCCATTTGCCATCGGCCTCCTTACTCTTCTTCCGGGAACTCCGCGTTCGAGTACACGTTCTGTACGTCGTCGAGGTCTTCCAGGGCGTCAATCAGGGTCAAGAGCTTCTTGGCGTCGTCGCCGCTGACCGCCACAGTGTTGCTGGGGAGCATGGCCACCTCGGCGCTTTCGACTGTGAAACCGGCAGCGGCTAGTGCGTCCTGCACGGCGTACAGGTCGTTGGGGCCGGTGCTGATTTCCAGGCCGTCCTCGGACTCCTGAATGTCCTCGGCGCCGTGCTCAATGGCGGTTTCCTGGGCCTGCTCGCTGGTGTCTTTCAGCAGCAGCACGCCCTTTTTCTCGAACTGCCACGCCACACTGCCGTTGGTACCCAGAGAACCGCCGCGCTTGTTGAACACCGCGCGGATGTCGGCCACCGTGCGGTTCACGTTGTCGGTCAGCGTCTCAATGAAGATGGCCGTGCCG
Protein-coding regions in this window:
- a CDS encoding amidohydrolase; this encodes MTQPTPAAPAPLTLLQARTLTLDPQHPNADAVLVGGGRVLAVGTREDLRALAPRAEVRDHRDLLLTPGLSEAHIHLVAYGFSLGQLNLHGARGVAEVQAKVAQRVLNTPQGEWIRGGGFLLSELGLGDYPSAALLDEVSPHHPVLLYSRDLHMAWANSAALRAAGIHEETPDPEGGKIVRPLGCLLEHASGLVEAVIAPPSEAQYLAAARAGAQDLAARGYVSAHTMAFEAPEAPRALQALADAGELPLRVWACLPHDRLELARELGLRRTPGGLFQWGGVKFFADGALGSRTAWLHAPGFADGSGTGIPLDSPELIRERGREALHLGLTPVTHAIGDRANTEVLNAYDDLRGLARQQGVRLRVEHAQHLRPQDIPRFQGLTASVQPIHLQADGPMIRTLLPHLQAQSYAFKALQDAGAVLAFGSDAPVAPPDYRANFAAALTRVDDGGERLAPHEALTELDVLRAHTHGPALAAGWTDEGVIRPGARAAFTLWDRLGGTAQALVL
- a CDS encoding YebC/PmpR family DNA-binding transcriptional regulator: MAGHSKWSQIKRKKGANDSKRSAMYSKHIRAIQAAVRSGGSGDPAGNLSLKNAIAAAKSATVPVDNIENAIKRAVGAGEGAADYKDVTYEGYGPGGTAIFIETLTDNVNRTVADIRAVFNKRGGSLGTNGSVAWQFEKKGVLLLKDTSEQAQETAIEHGAEDIQESEDGLEISTGPNDLYAVQDALAAAGFTVESAEVAMLPSNTVAVSGDDAKKLLTLIDALEDLDDVQNVYSNAEFPEEE